The DNA sequence AGAATTGCAAGATTGATATAAATCTTTGTGAAGAAATTCATAGGCGGCATTGCTCTTTAAATTACAATGTGGCTTAATCCTAACAATTCATTGTTTTCCAAATCAGGTTCATGAAAGCTTGCAGAGGATTCGGGAAAGAAAGCTTGTGAACTTCATTGAGTGGGGTCCTGCTAGCATTCAGGTTTTTCTTATCTGTAAAATTAATTTCCTATTTCACTTTTTGTTTTTATCTTATTATCTGGAGTCACGTGATCTTTGGTTTTTGCTGTTTTCTAGGTTGCATTGTCAAGAAAATCTCCATATGTTCAAACTGCACATAGGGTACGTGCTTTCTCCTTTGTtcgttataattttttattttctattcatTAAAGCTAAAGATTCATGACCTCGTTATTGAGGATCTAGATCATATCATTACTTTCATTAAATTGGCAAGAAATGATGGAAAGATTAGTGAAAGGAGCTATCTTTGTGTTATTCAGAAGTGAAAAGATTATAGGGAAACAGTACAGGAaagaaacaaaattaatattgaTAATTTGGTGCGGAAGTTTTGGGTTGACATTGATCTTCCTTGTTTTGCTATTAAAAAAATTGCCGGCTAACTGAAATTACAGCTGGAACCGAAAAAAAGGGTGCACTAATCTATTTCTTCTTGTTGTATCTTTTAGGTCAGTGGTCTTATGCTGGCAAGTCATACTAGTATCCGGCATCTTTTCAGCAAGTGTTTAAGCCAGTATGAGAAGCTTAGAAAGAAGCAAGCTTTTCTTGACAACTACAGGAAGTTCCCAATGTTCGCTGTAAGTTGCCAGCCACGCAGTTATAAAGAGTTTCAGTTCACATATATTTTGCCTGTTGTTTGGCGTGCCAGTATGACAGATTCTGTTTTACTGTTAACAGGAATGATTgctgaaaattttattttatattcatgCTTGTTTGATTTCAAGCTGTAGTTAGTAAGACTGGTGATAATTAAATCCTTACAATGTAAGTATTACTTGCAAGTTAGAGACTTACTTTTATTGTATAATATACATGGACAGGACAATGACCTTTCAGAATTCGATGAATCAAGAGATATAATTGAGAGTTTAGTTGATGAATACAAGGCCTGTGAGTCCCCAGACTACATTAAATGGGGAATGGAGGTGATTGCTCTACCTGTGTTTGCATGTATTTGTAGATTTTCAACATCGAAATAGCCTGTAAATGAATTTTATCTCATTCTGCAGGATCCGGACCATGTACTATCCGGGGAAGGCAATGCTTCTGGAACAGTTGACCCAAAATTAGCAGGGTAAACAAAAGTAAGTTCCGACTAAGTGCTGCTTAGAAATAAAGGTTACAGTGATGTACATATAGAGACATAAATATGCATGCTGATGATGAGTCAATTGAATTGAAAATCCTGGGTTGCAGGTTGAGACAGTGGTTGCAAAAGTAGGTTATTTGAAGAAAATCTTTAGCAGTTGATTGCATTCTAAGTTTTGGGTTTTGGTGCTTTGGTGGAATATCCAATGGTTTGTGGTGTGATTCTCTAGTTTTTTCTTCCAttccaatttattaattatcgtTCCTGTAATTAACTCAAGGGAATACAGAATCTCACTGTATGATTTTCTTTTTGTCCGTTTGATCTTGCTTGGTGGAGAATTTGGGGAATGTAGTCCACTCATTTGAAATTGCAGCTTGGTTCTCAGATTCTTGGCCGGCCTACCTTTACCCTGAATAGTTTTTTGCTTTGTTTTTAAATTAAGCACTCAGGAATGTGTGGTACCGGCCCATGTGGTAACCATAACTCTAATGCCATGTGATGCATGTTGGGGCATGGTTAGAAGGATTGGCCCTATTTGGTGTTGATTTCTAATGTTGGTAAATAGTGATTAATTTgccgtttatatatatatacttgccCACTTAAGTATAACACGAGTGTTAAGCAAAATTTCTTTTACTCTCTTAATTCAATTTTTGACACGCtgacaatatttatttatttttattattattttaaaaatactataaacTATTAGGGATACATTTCTGATCATGAAACTTTGTTGTTGATATTCTATTTACTAGTTTAATTTTCGGTTATAgataaatattaatgttattttttaacggCAATTAtatctaatttatatttttagaatttttgtaAGTATTTAGTTGTTAAgtgttaaattaatattaaagtgTTATTTGGTGGGAAGGAATGACAATATAGGAATGGaatgtaataaaatttaaaatgtatagaaaaaattcataaaaaaattatttatttatttattttgttataatggaatagtttttctttttttttttaaaatggaatagtcattccaccaaaatagtagaaagagcatttaatgtcattttaatattttaaaatacaatcaaacaaaagaataaaatgaaaattattttctttctattctattttattttattaactcCAACTAAACGTTATTTAAGTATTTACGGaaattttagaaatataatttaattattattactgtaaaaaaaaaaaatagttgccTTTTGactgattttttcaattttgaattGATTAggcaatttgaatttgaaattcaaaattgaTGTGTACTAAATTTGACCTTACATCATGGGGGCCAAAAGAAGATGAATATGATGTGTAAATCAATAACGGCTAAAAGACAACAGTGCAAGATATGATGGATGTCTCTCCTTCCTAACCAATGCAAACCATAATTTTTGTAACAAAAATCTTCTTTGCCTTGGGGAATGCATGTCCTGTCCTGTTGTCTTCTCATGCATTGATATCTAATTAATAATCTAGTATTATTCTTCATTTTCTTCTACTTTAAAAACGTAAGATTCTatctaaattaaattatatacaaATGTAATGTGTGTATTAAAAGCCACCAATTCTTTTATTCTTTTCAAATAGTAttacaaataattatttaaattccaatattttaatgctaatgcctgaaataaataacaaatcattcaagtttgtttatttatttacttattttaattgGAGTAGTTGAATATTTTGGAACCTTTTAGAACGAAAACAacgagaacaaaaaaaaaataataagagccGTTTAATCCGTTGAGGAAAAAACTAATGAGTAGGGTCCTTGGACAGATGTAGAATCCGAGGATGATATATTAATATTACAATTCACACAAATATCATATactgataataatattaaatattttgcagaaaacacaaaagaaaataaataataataaagaaataattaaaaaaaaagaatagtatAGTGACAATGTGACAGGGTGGCAAACCAAAAAAGAtgtaaaaaaatagagaaacacAGCAAAAACCACCACATGGCTCGTGTAATCAGCCTAGGCCCACACATCAAGAACACACAACGTAATATATTTTTGACTCGAacttcccaaaatacccctcgcCGATCCCCTGTATTTAAATCCAAACCCATCTTCAACTTGCCGCACATCAGATTCTTGTACCACTTTCTCTTACCATTTCTTCTCCATTTTCTTGTTCAAGTTTTTtggagaaaaacaaaaaagcaATGGCAGCTTCTGGTTTATGCTCCACCGCCTTGGTTGGCGTTGTTTTGGCTTTCTTCGCTCTCGCTTTCGCTTCCATTGCTCAAGCTGAGTCTTCGGCTCCAGCTCCTGCTCCTGCCAGTGATGGTAAATCTTctctttctttatttcttttgaAAGATTCTGGATCTGATTacgtattttctttaaaatatatattacattttctaaaaaggaaaaagaaaataatatgtAAGATTTGATATTGAATTCAATGTGGTTATACTGAGATCTAGTTTTTTCTTCGTTAATGGATTCAGGGACCTCGATTGACCAAGGAATTGCGTATGTGCTGATGCTTCTGGCGTTGGTGCTTACATATCTCATCCATCCCTTGGACGCATATTCTTCCTACTTCTAGATTGCTTTCAATTTTAGGGCGTTCAGATGGATCTTAACGATTCTTTTATAtttgcatatattattattattataattattattggtTATTAGTTGTGGGATATTGTGTTACTATTGATTTTGATGggttgtgtatatttttttgttcACTTTTCGGTGTTGTTGAGAAATTCATTCAATGGTATTGCTTTTCTACTTATTTTCCTCTTCCATCTATTTTATACAATACATCTTGTGCGTCTTTCATTTTCTTGGGATTAAAACAAGACAATAATTGCATCCAGAAATGGTGAATTTGAGTTACCAAAAAAGGAAAATTCCAATTGCAAATTCAGTCACTTTTCTATCTTAAAAATCAAAATGAAAAGAAGTTGCATTCgcattttatgttaattttattttgtaaagcaaaaaataagtttcagaaaatgaaaataaacacgtaGAATTATAAAAAGCCACTTGAGGCATAGCTTGAGATTACAAAAATGGCTATATACCAAAAATTTATCTTTGACATGGCAAAATTGAAAACCTTACTTACATAGAGTGCTCCAGAAAAGCACTTTCTTAAACAAAGAATGGTTCGCTCATAAAAAGCCCTTTTTTTTCGTGTATGTTAGTGTTTGATTCCTTTTTAGTTGTaaatccttcttttttttcttctctactTTGGATTGTTTTTGAGGCTTCTTTGATACATAGTGTACTTGACAACTTCATAGCAAGAGACAACTATTCCAACCGAAGGACCAGCACGACCAACTCGTGGACTTACTCCTGTAAACAGTCCCTTCATTCCTCCATCCCTGTTTCAAATTACACCTTGGATTAAATTGTATTCAAAACTTtactctttattttctttccaatTGTGTTCTTACCTCCATATTTCTACCAAAGTCTTTCTTGTGGTCATTTTCAAAACTCTCGAAGGATCCTTCTGAAATGCAAACAAGAATTGATTTGTAAAAACAGTTGCTCAAGTTATAGTATCCAATTTTTTAAAGCATTGTTCGAAGATTTTTTTACTTCAATCTGTCGTCGTGTTCTTGCTACGTCTAATGGACATGTAGCAGCAGCTGCAAGGCTTCCTGCCACGAAGCCAGCGGAGAAATTTGCCCCAAGAACACTCGCTACACTGGCTTCATCTCCCATCAGACCAAGAAGTCTTTTCCGGATCTTTataacaaaaccaaaaaaaaattaagatcaaGTTTAAAGGCTTTTTAGTTTTGGAGAACAGAAATAATTGGCATCAAGCTGAAAGCTTTGAAGAGAATGACCCACTGGCTCTAGGGTTGACCAACAGATTGCAGAAAATGGAACATCACGGGCAAGTTGTGCTCCAAGGCCGGTCCACAAGACGCGATATCTTTGAACAGCTGCAGAATGAAGATGTGAACAAAAGTTAGAAAGTACACAGCAAAGGAAATAAAAGTTCAGTGAtttatgagaaatgctaaaggacaCCCATAATGCCTAACCTAACACCCAAGTGAGGtgtaatattgttattggtgCAACTCAATATCGGGtcctttattttactttaataaatattataaaaaatcgcTATAATTATAGGACGACACTTATCATGGTACTAGGCACCATGAGTGCGTCATGGCAATGCTCTTTATATATGAGTGTAttaatattaacaaaatataaataccTCTTTATCTCACTCTTTGTCAAATGCAATATAATGTACTAACTTgttgaaatataaaatttgaattcAACTTACGGTTTTGAAGAAAGCTTGTGCTCTTTGCCGGGTTGACAACATCGTGCAGCGTTTTCCAGACTCCTGCAGGCTTCACACCAGCTTGGCTTTCTTTAAATGCCTATGAAAGCAAGAAGAAGAGACCTAATTAAGTATAACCAATGAACTTTTTCATAAAATATAGTCTTAAGGGAGAAGTATCAGAGAATCATGTAACAGAGTATGGAGTATTTATTGTATGATCCCTACAATTGAATGGAAAAACTTTCCCTGAATGAAAAGGCAGGAGGAGGAGATTATACTCATGAAGAGGAAAATCTAGTATAAACTTATCCTAACACTACAATATCCGACatcattttaatttaaaataaccaactaaaacaaaaaattagcAAGGTTATGACTATGGCATAGTAAAATATCAGACAACATTAACACCTGCATGCGAGTCCTTGCCAATTCAACGGGGTAGCAAGTAACACAAGCCAATGAACGAGCAACCGATCCTGCCACTAATGGAACATATGGCGTCAAACTTGGAGAACGTTGATTTGTGAACCCTTCCATATAAATACGAAAAACATCATAACAAGGCAAGTATATCCCCACCTGTTATACATTGAAAAACATGTATTAACAAAATGACACCAGAAGAATCTACATAACAGTTTGAGTCAGCATGTTGACAGGGCTGAACCACAAAAAGGAGATGGCTAAACTGGGAAAATTCTGCTAAGAAAGAGACTCACAGTTGGTATAGCCAATGCTAAGCTAGCATTTGTGCCTCTCCACAATCTTGTGAAACCTTCCTGCAAAATTTACTTCTATGAGACCTCTTGTAAGCACAAATTTCTGACCAAACTTAGGTGGCTTTTGGTTGGaaataatgaaatagaatagaatggaaatgaaacaattttcattcaatTCTATTGTTtgattgcattttaaagtactgGAATGTAATTCCCATCGAATGATCTTTCTACCATTagggtggaatgactattccattatGAAATAGAATGAGAGATTATCCCAATGCaagatgagaaaaaatttaataatttttttattaattctttttatgcatttaaattttattcgtTCTCATGGGAATTATATTTAATAActacaatcaaatcaacaaGCTTGTAATCAGAAAATATTAGATAACTACTATAAACAGAGTATCATTTCAGCgcaattatatttaataaaaggtCCATGCGTGTGTTGTTGCTACAAGAATAAACATGGTTTAGCTGCAATTTACATACTATTTCCATTCTGTAATCCACAATGCAATGGATCGAAACACATTTGTCCAACAAATTCCAAGGTGTTGGCCTACTAACCTGACGTATAATTTTATATAGGACATCCAATGTTCCTTTATACTGCCCACATTCCGGAGGGCACACAGGTTCAGCACCAACAATTGAACGCACACCCGATGAAGAATACTTTGTAGCAGGAAACACCTAAAAccaaaacacaaaatcaatGGAAGTTTATTACAATAATGTACACAGCAGACGCATATTAAGAAAATGGCTGTATACATACCGTGGCGGTTTCAAAACATGTGCTACCACAAACCCCCTGATAAGGAACTCCAGCAGCTTGTGCTTGCAACCGAGTCTAGAGGTAAAGGCAACAAAATTGCATAAGACCCTTTTCAATTTTCATCATAATAACAACAATATtgaatcaaaatacaaaatccACCAATCTTTATAGTTTTAAACTCGAGAAATGGCTTAACATAGCGTTTTCATATAATAATCTAATAAATTCTTACAAACAAGGTTTACTCAAAATAATCAAAGAAAACTGGAAAATGGGCATTGCAATTGAGTTTGAGATGCATATAattaacaaaaagaaaaagaaaaaaacgatAATAGTATGCATAAACCTTGGCAATATCAAGAGGATTAACTAAGATAGCGGAGAGAACAGCAGCACCGGCAGCAGAGAAAGCCCTCTCTCCAAAACCCAAATTGGCATTCGAAAGTTCCACCGCCGCCGCAGAAGAAGGAGGTTGTTTACTACCATCCTTGAACATGGTTTCGGCGCCTCCTTCGAAATCAACCCTGGTGGCCGCCGCCGCGGTTATCCAGGAAGGTATTCCCTGCCTCGATCCCACCATTATTATTcctttatctctctctctctctctctctctagaaattgtaacaagaaagaaagaaaggcgTTCAGTGTTCGTGAATGttcaatgaaaaataacagAAATTGAGGAGAGGCTTTTTTGGATTGTCAATGTTGATTACGTAGGTGCGTGCGTATACACATATATGGGTGTGTGtgattatgtatatatttattttgattgaatttttGGTGAAATTAGTGGGAAAAGATTTAGAGAAATGATGGTATTGGCAGGGGATTCGTGGCGTCCAATAGAGGCGCCAAACAATTGGGGGCCTTCTCTTAGCTCGCCGCCACCTGTGactcctctctctctcacacaagAATTGAAGAATCTCTATTTTGTGGGGCTTCGGTTGATTGCATGGGCTTACAAGATTTAAATGTATGATATAAATAGAGTATgtaaaaagaaatatttgaagAAGTAGAGAATAtgtattgaaaattaaattcgaacagaatgaaattaaattaggagaattattttatatattatttttttaattattttgttttaaatttacggttttgGTTTTTAAAGTGGTTACAGTACTAGTTGTAATAGgagtttttatataattttttattgcaatttaagttgtagcGTTAGTTGCAATATGAGTTTCTATATAGAATTTCGtataaatactaaaaaaaaaaaaaaaaaagctgttttgaagtgtaaaaatgaaaaaaaccctaataaaattattcctaataattatatttcttttatctATCCTTCTATTGCCTAATTCACATTTGGAGTTAGCCTTTGTTATTACGGGGAGAGTTtagtataaaagaaataaaatgaaccataataattcttttggtgGTTAAGGCAGAGTTTAGTATACTTTTTTGAGTGATTATCAAAAATTTCATCGAAGTTCTTTTTGGGCATATCGTGCCTAATTTATTTCTTCCTATTGTGTTTTGTTGGGTATTTTCTCTAGGAGGTTGTTTTAAGGTAGGATCGGGCCTGAGCTAAGCCTTATCGGGCTCACGCTTAGGGCCCACCTAGTCCAaaggtttaaaaaaatatatttttttagtagttttcaaaaatactacgTATATTTTAACTAAACgacttaataatttttattttttttttaaggtccgCCGAATCTCAGAGTTGgctttattttaaagttaatattgaTGCAACTTTAGACTTGGAAAGTACTTTTTGTAGCATGGATATGGTTATTTGTGATGCTCATGGGATTGTCTTTGTCTCGGCTATCAGGCACATGGTTGGCTTTTTTCAAGCTAAAATTGTGGAAGCTCTTGTTCTTCGCCATGCTCGTATCCAATGTCATCTTCTTGGGTTGGATAATGTTCAATTCGAAACTGACTATCTCAATATGGTTAACAagatcaataataatatatttttggactcgtcGCTACGCTTAATTTTAAGAGACATTCATCCTAATTTGACTCTATAATATGAGTTTTTCTCATTATTCCAGGATATTTAATGTTGTGTTGCCCACAATCTTACTAAGTAAGCTTTGGATGTGACTATTAGCAAGGTTTGGTGgtcatattattaattattattttatggccGATGCCATACATCTTTGATGATATCATCTAAATTCCTCTTTTTTAAGAATTATTGCTCTTGGACATTTTGGGTTTTtcttctaaaaaataataatcatattaaatataaaagaagaaaatagaaTATGTATATTGATGAAAATAAAAATCCCTAcaagaaaaaaaggaaaaaaaatggaaTGAAGCTaattagaattcatattaaatttaattacttttGGAAGGTGATTAGCGTAAATATTAATGGAGGGAGCAAATTgtgaataaatttattttaaaaaataaattattaatatatatgaaaCACAGTGTTTATTATTtagataatataaaaaaaattataaatattaattttaaaaatgttaaactattaaattttgatctaattactataatacaagaaaattttaattttgatataataaaaaaaatttcaaattaaagtatttaaaattttcatgttaaaaaaacattatgttgtaaataaaataatagtacTTAAATTTTAAGGTAAACACGATGCAGGGCTATGTGTTTTGTAAAACTTATTAAttgaattttgtattttgttaaatgacagtTCATACATTgtactttttaaaataatgtaaaataggtcataaatttaatttttatcgaattaaaatttaataataatcttaccTTAAAGTATCTTGACTAcacttattaaatttttatttatctgTTTGTGTTAGAAAATGACTTtatattagttatattaaaaaaaatagacgaaaattaaatttagaatCTATTatgtattattgaaaaaaacaaactttaaattgttatttaataaaacataagttaaattttatattagttatattaaaaaaatagacgAAAATTAAATTCAGGGTCtattttgtattattaaaaaaaaaaaacaaattttaaattgttaattaacattttacaaaatagaaatcaaaatagtatttagtatttatccaattttatttatttattttttgcatTGAAGGATTGCGCTTTGAGTATACAAACAATTGTCGTTTTTCACAAATATTGTTGTCCATTTCCTTAATTCTTGCTTACATTTGATGATTGATGAAGTAGCACTGCAAGTTTGCAACTGGACATTCCTTCAAACCGAAGCAAAAGAAACTTGTGAAAATAGTATAAACCTTatccttacaaaaaaaataaaaaagtatataataaCTTATCAAGCATCATTCGAAGAATTAATTAGAATCCTTCTtccaattaaaaaacaaaatatgttTAATTAGTACTAACTCAACCCCTGGCCTGAAAAACATTGAAAGGAGGATCTTTGGTCCTTGACCTTGAGACTTGAGCTTGTTTTGAATCCGAAAATGAAGCAACAACTTTGGGGTTGGAACTCCTATAATAATGACTAAAACTAATCATACATGATATGGTACCCAaaaatattaaacacttgatTGAAAATCCAAAAGGTTTTGGCCAATAGTACTTATTCCACCATCTGTTGTTATTGGCTTCTTCTTCACCATCTTTAAAGCTGTGAAGAACTATATTTTGATTACCAAAACATTCATTTAACTCTCTTAACACATTTGGTGGTGGTGATTTCCCTTCATAACTCCTCACCAACTCAATTAAAGCTCTTCTGCTTTCTTTCAAATAAATTACAGCTtcatttttctctttctcttgccAACACAGTAGTTTCTGAGTCCACACCACAACCATTGatcattatataaatatatatatatactagtaaaaagttacctgcgaggcacgtatactaaattttatgctatgtattttttattatattaaaaggtAATACACTTAAAAATGTTTATCTCATCTTGGTTCAACCCAATTTTATGTTGTTCCCATAGGATTGTGTGTTAGATATGagcttagaaaaatagtattcGTTAGAATGGGTGCGCAATGATGGCGTGTCTTGATGTGAGTTTTATCTTCTGGGAAAAATCTAGCTACTCCGACATTACAATTACACCTAGCCTTTCAAAATGAACATCATCAAAAATTTAAGGATTATAAATTGAAAAGGATATCTTGTTACTTTTGGTGTGCCCAACAAACTCTCTAACGGATGACATTATATTTCGCATATCCCAAAACTGTTTAAAAGTAAAGCAATATAGCAAGGGAATAGAAGACTaactcaaataaataattacttgagCAACAAAGAATAACTCGCTAATAGAACACTGAATATTACACCCAAATAAACAAAAAGTGAGGAATCGCAACAGAGAGACCATGAATTACGGCATAGAAGATGAGGCAATAATTCAATAGCAATATAGGGTTTGAGGGTTTGagatttagaaaaagaaattataaatgaTTATCCTAAATAATCACGATTGGTTGCTCATCCTTTTGGGGTTAGTTATTTTattgagaattttcagagattgTGTTTCCGGTTAggtttataatattaaaatttaaaagtaatattaatgtatttaaaaattaatattaaaatacatcttcataaaaaaaattattatttttgaatagaaaattattttaaaaaaaaaattacccataaatttctcataaacccgattaaaatttaaaagtaatattaatttatttaaaaattaatattaaaatacattgtaataaaaaaaaaatatactatttttgaataaaaaattattttaaaaaaatattattcataaatttctcataaacacaataattcaattatatagacaaactttatatagaatagatatatattaaaaagGAATCTTTTGTGAATGAATGGTACTTACGTGTTGAAACAAAAGGGTGTTCTCAACTTGCTTCAATGAATCTCTTATGCCAATCAAGCTCTCCCTTTCCTCAACTGGGATCTGATCTGCTACATCGCATAAGCGACCATGCTCTGAACAAACCTTACAGAGCTTAATACTCTGTTCGATTTCACTGTTGAGCTTACCATGTATAGCCCATGCTCTCTCAATCACACATTTCAGCTCTTCATTCAACTCCATTAATGGCCTTACAAATGACCAATTTTGCTCATCCATCCAATAaattaacaatatatatatttatatataactacACCCTTTATAGCTTTCTGTTACTTGTAtaatttatattcttgtttctTTAGACTTTTCTctgattttctctttcttttttgt is a window from the Cannabis sativa cultivar Pink pepper isolate KNU-18-1 chromosome 1, ASM2916894v1, whole genome shotgun sequence genome containing:
- the LOC115707305 gene encoding uncharacterized protein LOC115707305 isoform X1 — its product is MDEQNWSFVRPLMELNEELKCVIERAWAIHGKLNSEIEQSIKLCKVCSEHGRLCDVADQIPVEERESLIGIRDSLKQVENTLLFQHKLLCWQEKEKNEAVIYLKESRRALIELVRSYEGKSPPPNVLRELNECFGNQNIVLHSFKDGEEEANNNRWWNKYYWPKPFGFSIKCLIFLGTISCMISFSHYYRSSNPKVVASFSDSKQAQVSRSRTKDPPFNVFQARG
- the LOC115706565 gene encoding arabinogalactan protein 16, which gives rise to MAASGLCSTALVGVVLAFFALAFASIAQAESSAPAPAPASDGTSIDQGIAYVLMLLALVLTYLIHPLDAYSSYF
- the LOC115707305 gene encoding uncharacterized protein LOC115707305 isoform X2; its protein translation is MDEQNWSFVRPLMELNEELKCVIERAWAIHGKLNSEIEQSIKLCKVCSEHGRLCDVADQIPVEERESLIGIRDSLKQVENTLLFQHECPVANLQCYFINHQM
- the LOC115706563 gene encoding mitochondrial carrier protein MTM1, which produces MVGSRQGIPSWITAAAATRVDFEGGAETMFKDGSKQPPSSAAAVELSNANLGFGERAFSAAGAAVLSAILVNPLDIAKTRLQAQAAGVPYQGVCGSTCFETATVFPATKYSSSGVRSIVGAEPVCPPECGQYKGTLDVLYKIIRQEGFTRLWRGTNASLALAIPTVGIYLPCYDVFRIYMEGFTNQRSPSLTPYVPLVAGSVARSLACVTCYPVELARTRMQAFKESQAGVKPAGVWKTLHDVVNPAKSTSFLQNPVQRYRVLWTGLGAQLARDVPFSAICWSTLEPIRKRLLGLMGDEASVASVLGANFSAGFVAGSLAAAATCPLDVARTRRQIEKDPSRVLKMTTRKTLVEIWRDGGMKGLFTGVSPRVGRAGPSVGIVVSCYEVVKYTMYQRSLKNNPK